One Panicum virgatum strain AP13 chromosome 9K, P.virgatum_v5, whole genome shotgun sequence genomic region harbors:
- the LOC120652451 gene encoding vacuolar-sorting receptor 1-like isoform X1 codes for MRGPAWRALLVVLALALADAAAGRFVVEKNSIQVTSPDELKGKYECAIGNFGVPQYGGTLHGWVEYPRTNRKGCQSFDQFDISFKPKKAGGRPNFVLLDRGECFFTIKAWNAQNAGAAAVLVVDDKSEPLITMDNPEEGKEHLENITIPSVLITKKLGDQLKKSAEAGDMLSVLLDWRESLPHPDERVEYEFWTNSNDECGPKCDMQMDFVKSFRGTAQVLEKKGYTQFTPHYITWYCPEAFVTSKQCKSQCINHGRYCAPDPEQDFSQGYDGKDVVVQNLHQICAFKIANETGKPWLWWDYVHDFALRCPMKDKKYTHDCASDVIKSLGLDVEKVNKCVGDPDADEENEILKAEQDAQIGHGKRGDVTILPTLVINSRQYRGKLDKVAVLKAICSGFEETTEPAICLSEDIQTNECLDNNGGCWLDKANNVTACKDTFRGRVCECPIVKGVKFVGDGYTHCEASGIGRCEIGNGGCWQDTKDGKTISACSVSRCSLETLVFAFQFVDSVKSKCGILQNEVSEGCKCPAGFKGDGVKSCEDIDECKDKLFCQCKGCSCKNTWGSYECSCGDEKMLYMREHDTCISKEGTTATVGWSFLWVIFLGLVFAGVGAYAVYKYRLRSYMDSEIRAIMAQYMPLDNQEGANQQHHVAHADDI; via the exons ATGAGGGGGCCGGCGTGGCGGGCGCTGCTGGTGGTGCTGGCGCTGGCCttggcggacgcggcggcggggaggttcGTGGTGGAGAAGAACAGCATCCAGGTGACGTCCCCCGACGAGCTCAAGGGCAAGTACGAGTGCGCCATCGGGAACTTCGGGGTGCCGCAGTACGGGGGCACGCTGCACGGCTGGGTCGAGTACCCCAGGACCAACCGGAAGGGGTGCCAGAGCTTCGACCAGTTCGACATCTCCTTCAAGCCCAAGAAGGCCGGGGGACGCCCCAACTTTGTCCTCCTCGACCGCGGAG AATGCTTTTTCACCATCAAGGCATGGAATGCCCAAAATGCTGGAGCTGCCGCAGTTCTTGTTGTGGATGACAAGTCAGAACCTTTAATCACAATGGACAAcccagaagaaggcaaagaaCACCTAGAAAACATCACTATTCCCTCAGTGCTTATAACAAAGAAATTGGGAGATCAACTTAAGAAATCTGCAGAAGCAGGTGACATGCTTAGCGTTCTTCTGGACTGGAGAGAATCTCTTCCTCACCCCGATGAGCGTGTAGAGTATGAATTCTGGACAAACAGCAACGATGAATGTGGTCCTAAATGTGATATGCAAATGGACTTCGTGAAGAGCTTCAGAGGAACTGCACAAGTTCTTGAGAAAAAGGGTTACACCCAGTTTACTCCACATTATATTACATGGTATTGTCCAGAAGCTTTTGTCACGAGCAAACAATGCAAATCACAATGCATCAATCATGGGAGATATTGTGCACCAGACCCAGAACAAGATTTTAGCCAAGGATATGATGGAAAAGATGTTGTGGTTCAAAATCTACATCAAATTTGTGCATTCAAGATTGCTAATGAGACTGGCAAGCCATGGTTGTGGTGGGATTATGTGCACGACTTTGCACTTAGGTGCCCAATGAAGGATAAGAAATACACACATGACTGTGCCAGTGATGTTATCAAGTCACTTG GATTGGATGTTGAGAAGGTAAACAAGTGTGTTGGGGATCCTGATGCTGATGAGGAAAATGAAATTCTAAAGGCAGAACAAGATGCTCAG ATCGGCCACGGTAAAAGAGGAGATGTCACAATATTGCCGACCCTTGTCATCAACAGCAGGCAATACAGAG GTAAGTTAGACAAAGTTGCTGTCCTGAAAGCAATCTGTTCAGGATTCGAGGAGACAACTGAACCTGCTATTTGTTTGAGTGAAG ACATTCAAACAAATGAGTGTTTGGACAACAATGGCGGTTGCTGGCTGGACAAGGCTAATAATGTTACTGCTTGCAAG GATACCTTCCGTGGGCGTGTTTGTGAGTGCCCTATTGTGAAAGGTGTAAAATTTGTTGGTGATGGATATACCCATTGTGAAG CTTCTGGTATTGGTAGGTGTGAGATCGGTAATGGAGGGTGCTGGCAGGATACTAAAGATGGGAAGACAATCTCTGCCTGCTCAGTAAGCAGATGTTCTCTTGAGACATTAGTTTTTGCTTTCCAGTTTGTTGACAGTGTAAAATCTAAATGTGGAATTCTGCAGAACGAAGTATCTGAAGGGTGTAAATGTCCAGCAGGTTTCAAGGGTGATGGAGTAAAAAGTTGTGAAG ATATTGATGAATGCAAAGATAAACTTTTCTGTCAGTGCAAGGGTTGCAGCTGCAAGAACACATGGGGAAGCTACGAGTGCAGCTGTGGTGATGAAAAAATGCTGTACATGAGAGAGCATGACACTTGCATCA GCAAAGAGGGAACTACCGCAACTGTTGGCTGGAGCTTCCTCTGGGTTATCTTCTTGGGACTTGTTTTTGCTGGGGTTGGAGCATACGCAGTGTACAAATACAGGCTGAGG AGCTACATGGATTCGGAGATCCGCGCCATCATGGCTCAGTACATGCCCTTGGATAACCAAGAAGGAGCAAACCAGCAGCATCATGTCGCGCATGCGGATGATATTTGA
- the LOC120652451 gene encoding vacuolar-sorting receptor 1-like isoform X2, which translates to MRGPAWRALLVVLALALADAAAGRFVVEKNSIQVTSPDELKGKYECAIGNFGVPQYGGTLHGWVEYPRTNRKGCQSFDQFDISFKPKKAGGRPNFVLLDRGECFFTIKAWNAQNAGAAAVLVVDDKSEPLITMDNPEEGKEHLENITIPSVLITKKLGDQLKKSAEAGDMLSVLLDWRESLPHPDERVEYEFWTNSNDECGPKCDMQMDFVKSFRGTAQVLEKKGYTQFTPHYITWYCPEAFVTSKQCKSQCINHGRYCAPDPEQDFSQGYDGKDVVVQNLHQICAFKIANETGKPWLWWDYVHDFALRCPMKDKKYTHDCASDVIKSLGLDVEKVNKCVGDPDADEENEILKAEQDAQIGHGKRGDVTILPTLVINSRQYRGKLDKVAVLKAICSGFEETTEPAICLSEDIQTNECLDNNGGCWLDKANNVTACKDTFRGRVCECPIVKGVKFVGDGYTHCEASGIGRCEIGNGGCWQDTKDGKTISACSNEVSEGCKCPAGFKGDGVKSCEDIDECKDKLFCQCKGCSCKNTWGSYECSCGDEKMLYMREHDTCISKEGTTATVGWSFLWVIFLGLVFAGVGAYAVYKYRLRSYMDSEIRAIMAQYMPLDNQEGANQQHHVAHADDI; encoded by the exons ATGAGGGGGCCGGCGTGGCGGGCGCTGCTGGTGGTGCTGGCGCTGGCCttggcggacgcggcggcggggaggttcGTGGTGGAGAAGAACAGCATCCAGGTGACGTCCCCCGACGAGCTCAAGGGCAAGTACGAGTGCGCCATCGGGAACTTCGGGGTGCCGCAGTACGGGGGCACGCTGCACGGCTGGGTCGAGTACCCCAGGACCAACCGGAAGGGGTGCCAGAGCTTCGACCAGTTCGACATCTCCTTCAAGCCCAAGAAGGCCGGGGGACGCCCCAACTTTGTCCTCCTCGACCGCGGAG AATGCTTTTTCACCATCAAGGCATGGAATGCCCAAAATGCTGGAGCTGCCGCAGTTCTTGTTGTGGATGACAAGTCAGAACCTTTAATCACAATGGACAAcccagaagaaggcaaagaaCACCTAGAAAACATCACTATTCCCTCAGTGCTTATAACAAAGAAATTGGGAGATCAACTTAAGAAATCTGCAGAAGCAGGTGACATGCTTAGCGTTCTTCTGGACTGGAGAGAATCTCTTCCTCACCCCGATGAGCGTGTAGAGTATGAATTCTGGACAAACAGCAACGATGAATGTGGTCCTAAATGTGATATGCAAATGGACTTCGTGAAGAGCTTCAGAGGAACTGCACAAGTTCTTGAGAAAAAGGGTTACACCCAGTTTACTCCACATTATATTACATGGTATTGTCCAGAAGCTTTTGTCACGAGCAAACAATGCAAATCACAATGCATCAATCATGGGAGATATTGTGCACCAGACCCAGAACAAGATTTTAGCCAAGGATATGATGGAAAAGATGTTGTGGTTCAAAATCTACATCAAATTTGTGCATTCAAGATTGCTAATGAGACTGGCAAGCCATGGTTGTGGTGGGATTATGTGCACGACTTTGCACTTAGGTGCCCAATGAAGGATAAGAAATACACACATGACTGTGCCAGTGATGTTATCAAGTCACTTG GATTGGATGTTGAGAAGGTAAACAAGTGTGTTGGGGATCCTGATGCTGATGAGGAAAATGAAATTCTAAAGGCAGAACAAGATGCTCAG ATCGGCCACGGTAAAAGAGGAGATGTCACAATATTGCCGACCCTTGTCATCAACAGCAGGCAATACAGAG GTAAGTTAGACAAAGTTGCTGTCCTGAAAGCAATCTGTTCAGGATTCGAGGAGACAACTGAACCTGCTATTTGTTTGAGTGAAG ACATTCAAACAAATGAGTGTTTGGACAACAATGGCGGTTGCTGGCTGGACAAGGCTAATAATGTTACTGCTTGCAAG GATACCTTCCGTGGGCGTGTTTGTGAGTGCCCTATTGTGAAAGGTGTAAAATTTGTTGGTGATGGATATACCCATTGTGAAG CTTCTGGTATTGGTAGGTGTGAGATCGGTAATGGAGGGTGCTGGCAGGATACTAAAGATGGGAAGACAATCTCTGCCTGCTCA AACGAAGTATCTGAAGGGTGTAAATGTCCAGCAGGTTTCAAGGGTGATGGAGTAAAAAGTTGTGAAG ATATTGATGAATGCAAAGATAAACTTTTCTGTCAGTGCAAGGGTTGCAGCTGCAAGAACACATGGGGAAGCTACGAGTGCAGCTGTGGTGATGAAAAAATGCTGTACATGAGAGAGCATGACACTTGCATCA GCAAAGAGGGAACTACCGCAACTGTTGGCTGGAGCTTCCTCTGGGTTATCTTCTTGGGACTTGTTTTTGCTGGGGTTGGAGCATACGCAGTGTACAAATACAGGCTGAGG AGCTACATGGATTCGGAGATCCGCGCCATCATGGCTCAGTACATGCCCTTGGATAACCAAGAAGGAGCAAACCAGCAGCATCATGTCGCGCATGCGGATGATATTTGA